The following are encoded in a window of Choloepus didactylus isolate mChoDid1 chromosome 17, mChoDid1.pri, whole genome shotgun sequence genomic DNA:
- the LOC119512296 gene encoding E3 ubiquitin-protein ligase RING2, giving the protein MSQAVQTNGTQPLSKTWELSLYELQRTPQEAITDGLEIVVSPRSLHSELMCPICLDMLKNTMTTKECLHRFCADCIITALRSGNKECPTCRKKLVSKRSLRPDPNFDALISKIYPSRDEYEAHQERVLARINKHNNQQALSHSIEEGLKIQALNRLQRGKKQQIENGSGAEDNGDSSHCSNASTHSNQEAGPSNKRTKTSDDSGLELDNNNATVSIDPVMDGASEIELVFRPHPTLMEKDDSAQTRYIKTSGNATVDHLSKYLAVRLALEELRNKGESNQMNLDTASEKQYTIYIATANGQFTVLNGSFSLELVSEKYWKVNKPMELYYAPTKEHK; this is encoded by the coding sequence ATGTCTCAGGCTGTGCAGACAAATGGTACTCAACCGTTAAGCAAAACATGGGAACTCAGTTTATACGAATTACAGCGAACACCTCAGGAGGCGATAACGGATGGCCTGGAAATTGTGGTTTCGCCTCGAAGTCTACACAGTGAATTAATGTGCCCAATTTGTTTGGATATGTTGAAGAACACCATGACTACAAAGGAGTGTTTACATCGTTTTTGTGCAGACTGCATTATCACAGCCCTCAGAAGTGGCAACAAAGAATGTCCCACCTGTCGGAAAAAGCTAGTTTCCAAAAGATCACTGAGGCCAGACCCAAACTTTGATGCACTCATCAGCAAAATTTATCCAAGTCGTGATGAATATGAAGCTCATCAAGAAAGAGTATTAGCCAGGATCAACAAGCACAATAATCAGCAAGCACTCAGTCACAGCATTGAGGAAGGACTGAAGATACAGGCTTTGAACAGACTGCAGCGAGGCAAGAAACAACAGATTGAAAATGGTAGTGGAGCAGAAGATAATGGTGACAGTTCTCACTGTAGTAATGCATCTACGCATAGCAATCAGGAAGCAGGACCTAGTAACAAACGGACCAAAACATCTGATGATTCTGGGCTTGAGCTTGATAATAACAATGCAACAGTGTCAATTGatccagtaatggatggtgctaGTGAAATTGAATTAGTATTCAGGCCTCATCCCACACTTATGGAAAAAGATGACAGTGCACAGACAAGATACATAAAGACTTCAGGCAATGCCACTGTTGATCACTTATCCAAATATTTGGCTGTGAGATTAGCTTTAGAAGAACTTCGGAACAAAGGAGAATCAAACCAGATGAACCTTGATACAGCCAGTGAGAAGCAGTATACTATTTACATAGCAACAGCCAATGGCCAGTTCACTGTATTAAATGGCTCTTTTTCTTTGGAATTGGTCAGTGAGAAATATTGGAAAGTGAACAAACCCATGGAACTTTATTATGCACCCACAAAAGAGCACAAATaa